A single region of the Devosia sp. FJ2-5-3 genome encodes:
- a CDS encoding DUF2336 domain-containing protein yields MIEYSEFERLSRSGDSDERGHAAHLAALAYLDHDGPADEHAALYAALIGFLDDPSVKVRAALAYGLLHSVQAPRPIIMALLRDSAVISRAVLQYSPVLLDADLVGLVLCGDPSTLLAISQREKLSARIASALIAQENSALTMRILRRDDVQLDPGLLLELAHRNGGDANMRGALLGRKDLPAPARLILVQRITESLRQARIVRGALAPDRLERLLRDGTDTALSAIGETEAVQARGEFFERLVGSDELNMRILLHALVTGHVMFFAACVAELSGVSRGKVFTLLENGSRAALIALFSRAGLGGETGRLLVRLVFHARAADLADDVAARHYVVTALTEELIAEYDGDIPQALEEAFAYLSEQNIALARKAARGVMSTFAGVARAPMSLPPVEQSALLPLPAA; encoded by the coding sequence ATGATCGAGTACAGCGAGTTTGAACGGCTCTCCCGGTCCGGCGACAGCGACGAACGCGGCCACGCCGCGCATCTGGCTGCGCTTGCCTATCTCGATCACGATGGTCCTGCCGACGAGCATGCGGCCCTCTATGCGGCCCTGATCGGCTTTCTCGATGATCCTTCGGTGAAGGTCCGCGCAGCGCTGGCCTATGGCCTGCTGCATTCCGTTCAGGCGCCCCGGCCGATCATCATGGCCCTGCTGCGCGATAGCGCCGTGATCTCGCGGGCAGTCCTGCAGTATAGCCCGGTCTTGCTCGACGCTGACCTTGTGGGGCTGGTGTTGTGCGGCGATCCATCGACTCTACTGGCTATTTCCCAGCGGGAAAAACTCTCGGCGCGGATCGCCAGCGCGTTGATTGCGCAGGAAAATTCAGCGCTCACGATGCGCATTCTTCGCCGGGATGACGTGCAGCTTGATCCCGGTCTGCTGCTTGAACTCGCACACCGCAATGGCGGGGATGCGAACATGCGGGGGGCATTGTTGGGCCGGAAAGACCTTCCCGCACCCGCGCGCCTGATCCTTGTGCAGCGAATTACGGAAAGTCTGCGCCAGGCGCGCATCGTTCGAGGGGCACTCGCGCCGGATCGGTTGGAGCGGCTCCTGCGCGATGGTACCGACACGGCGCTTTCCGCCATCGGCGAGACCGAGGCGGTTCAGGCGCGGGGCGAATTCTTCGAGCGTCTTGTCGGATCGGATGAGCTCAACATGCGCATCTTGTTGCACGCGCTGGTCACTGGTCACGTCATGTTCTTTGCCGCCTGCGTGGCGGAGCTGAGTGGCGTGTCGCGCGGTAAGGTGTTCACACTGCTGGAAAATGGGAGCCGAGCGGCACTGATTGCGCTCTTTTCGCGGGCGGGACTTGGCGGCGAAACCGGTCGCCTGCTGGTCCGGCTGGTGTTCCATGCCCGGGCTGCCGACCTCGCCGATGATGTTGCCGCGCGGCACTATGTGGTGACGGCGCTGACAGAAGAACTCATTGCCGAGTATGACGGCGATATCCCGCAGGCGCTGGAAGAAGCCTTTGCCTATCTCAGCGAGCAGAACATCGCGCTGGCCCGCAAGGCCGCGCGCGGCGTGATGTCGACATTTGCAGGGGTAGCCAGGGCGCCGATGTCGCTTCCGCCGGTGGAACAGTCGGCCCTTCTGCCCCTTCCGGCGGCCTGA
- a CDS encoding NAD kinase, with translation MRMVLEGSVSEQAPRIAFVANETTTAEAAAARLRNLYGDAPIEDADIVVALGGDGLMLQTLHRVMQTNIPVYGMNFGTVGFMMNAYSEDGLEQRLRSAQRTRIYPLSMRVVDSAGNAQSALALNEVSLFRSSHQAAKVQIAVDGEVRLSELICDGILLATPAGSTAYNLSAHGPILPIEAQILALTPISPFRPRRWRGAILSNRAEVKFTLREAEKRPVSAVADNVEFKNVSEVTVREDRTHGVTLLFDPGTSLEERVLSEQFRF, from the coding sequence CTGCGCATGGTTTTGGAGGGCAGTGTGAGCGAACAGGCTCCGCGTATCGCTTTTGTCGCAAACGAGACCACGACGGCCGAGGCCGCCGCCGCAAGGCTCCGAAATCTCTATGGCGATGCCCCGATCGAAGACGCCGACATCGTCGTCGCCCTTGGTGGCGACGGGCTAATGTTGCAGACACTTCATAGGGTTATGCAGACCAACATCCCCGTCTATGGCATGAATTTCGGCACTGTCGGCTTCATGATGAACGCCTATTCCGAAGACGGCCTGGAGCAGCGTCTTCGCTCCGCGCAGCGGACCCGCATCTACCCATTATCCATGCGCGTCGTCGATTCCGCTGGCAACGCGCAGTCAGCGCTGGCACTCAACGAAGTCTCGCTTTTCCGCTCCAGCCACCAGGCCGCCAAGGTCCAGATCGCCGTGGACGGCGAAGTCCGCCTGAGCGAACTGATCTGCGACGGCATCCTGCTTGCCACCCCGGCCGGATCCACCGCGTATAATCTCTCCGCCCACGGCCCGATCCTGCCGATCGAGGCGCAAATCCTTGCATTGACACCGATTTCCCCGTTTCGGCCCCGTCGCTGGCGGGGTGCAATCCTGTCCAACAGGGCCGAGGTGAAGTTCACTTTGCGCGAGGCAGAAAAGCGCCCGGTCAGCGCCGTGGCCGACAATGTCGAGTTCAAGAATGTCAGCGAAGTGACCGTGCGCGAGGATCGCACTCACGGCGTCACGCTACTGTTTGACCCCGGGACAAGCCTCGAAGAACGCGTCCTGAGCGAGCAGTTCCGGTTCTGA
- a CDS encoding aromatic ring-hydroxylating dioxygenase subunit alpha, with protein MTTQTFPMNAWYAIAWDVEVKRSLLARTICGKPVVLYRKQDGSAAALADACWHRLLPLSMGELYGDNVICGYHGLEFDDTGRCVYMPSQDTINPSACVKSYPLVERHRFIWLWMGEPELADPALVPDLHWNQDPEWASDGKVIHVKCDYRLVIDNLMDLTHETYVHGSSIGNRAVAEAPFEATHTDTTATITRWMRDIDAPPFWRGQLGKPGNVDRWQIINFQAPSTIAIDVGVAPAGTGAPEGDRSQGVNGFVLNTMTPETDKTCHYFWAFARNYKLDEQARTHNLREGVSGIFKEDEIILEAQQKAIDANPDHVIYNLNIDAGSMWARKLIDRMIAAENEMQQAAE; from the coding sequence ATGACGACGCAAACATTTCCGATGAATGCCTGGTACGCCATTGCTTGGGATGTTGAGGTCAAGCGCAGCCTCCTGGCGCGCACGATCTGCGGAAAGCCCGTAGTTCTCTATAGAAAGCAAGACGGCAGTGCGGCCGCGCTGGCCGATGCGTGCTGGCATCGTCTGCTACCGCTCTCGATGGGAGAGCTTTACGGCGACAACGTCATCTGCGGCTATCACGGCCTCGAATTCGATGATACCGGTCGTTGTGTATACATGCCGTCGCAGGATACGATTAATCCATCGGCCTGCGTAAAATCCTATCCGCTAGTCGAACGTCACCGTTTCATCTGGCTGTGGATGGGGGAGCCCGAACTGGCCGATCCTGCGCTGGTGCCGGATCTGCATTGGAACCAGGACCCTGAATGGGCGTCGGACGGCAAGGTGATCCACGTCAAGTGCGACTACCGGCTCGTCATCGACAATCTGATGGATCTCACGCACGAGACCTATGTGCATGGTTCCTCGATCGGTAATCGGGCCGTTGCCGAGGCGCCGTTCGAGGCGACCCATACCGACACGACCGCAACCATCACCCGGTGGATGCGCGATATCGATGCGCCGCCATTCTGGCGCGGTCAGTTGGGCAAGCCCGGCAATGTGGATCGCTGGCAGATCATCAATTTCCAGGCGCCTTCGACCATCGCCATCGATGTGGGCGTGGCGCCTGCAGGCACGGGTGCGCCGGAGGGCGACCGCAGCCAGGGGGTGAACGGCTTCGTTCTCAACACCATGACGCCGGAAACCGACAAGACCTGCCACTATTTCTGGGCCTTTGCGCGCAATTACAAGCTCGATGAACAGGCGCGAACGCATAATCTGCGCGAAGGCGTTTCCGGGATTTTCAAGGAAGACGAGATCATCCTCGAGGCCCAGCAGAAGGCGATCGACGCCAATCCCGACCATGTCATCTACAATCTCAACATCGATGCCGGATCGATGTGGGCCCGCAAGCTCATCGACCGCATGATCGCGGCCGAAAATGAAATGCAGCAGGCCGCAGAATGA
- a CDS encoding GntR family transcriptional regulator — translation MNASSDRAGQSQRALMGVRDLIICGEIPAHARLSEVALAERLGISRTPLRSALARLEQEGLVEAIPTGGYAVRGFTREDVTDAIELRGVLEGTALRLAAERGVDTGRMDGLKLLLAELDEALGVVAESMDFERYVTLNAELHTRLWGLASQTIQREIERVTSLPFASPSAFLNKQADVLAFRRSLYGAQDQHRAMVQAVERREGARAEALAREHAMLARQNLEFVLDEDRSLIRRVPALSLVVG, via the coding sequence ATGAACGCCAGTTCGGATCGTGCGGGCCAATCGCAACGCGCTCTGATGGGTGTGCGCGATCTGATCATCTGCGGAGAAATACCCGCCCATGCGCGCCTGTCGGAAGTGGCGCTGGCCGAACGGCTGGGTATATCGCGGACCCCCTTGCGGTCGGCGCTGGCGCGGCTCGAGCAGGAAGGGCTTGTGGAAGCGATCCCCACCGGTGGGTATGCGGTTCGCGGATTTACCCGTGAGGACGTCACCGACGCGATAGAACTGCGTGGCGTGCTGGAGGGCACCGCCCTCCGGCTGGCGGCGGAACGGGGCGTCGATACCGGCAGGATGGATGGGCTCAAGCTCCTGCTCGCAGAATTGGACGAGGCGCTCGGGGTTGTCGCCGAAAGCATGGATTTCGAGCGCTATGTCACCCTCAATGCCGAGTTGCATACGCGGCTCTGGGGGTTGGCAAGCCAGACAATCCAGCGCGAGATAGAGCGCGTCACAAGCCTGCCTTTCGCTTCGCCCAGCGCCTTTCTCAACAAGCAGGCCGATGTGCTGGCGTTCCGTCGATCTCTCTACGGGGCCCAGGACCAGCACCGCGCGATGGTGCAGGCTGTCGAGCGCAGGGAAGGGGCCCGTGCGGAAGCCTTGGCCCGGGAACATGCAATGCTGGCCCGGCAAAACCTCGAATTCGTGCTGGATGAGGATCGCAGCCTGATCCGCCGCGTTCCGGCACTCTCACTGGTGGTGGGGTAG
- a CDS encoding PDR/VanB family oxidoreductase, giving the protein MRNRLEWRNGRVASLRHVADDVLCLTFAVEGALPRFDPGSHTNIRVDIGERHAVRTYTIVPAPKGHLAVAVKLHPQSRGGSRHMWSLREGDPVRLTVPENRFELSWRAPHYLLLAGGIGITPIYGMAKALMGRGASVRLVYGARATGLMAFRQELQELLGERLVLRDNSVGEHVDLAGEFAALPPGGECYLCGPIGMLEAAKEAWVGTGRPLSRLRYEVFGDSGLLAEEAFSVDILNRNQSVTVRPDQTLLEALLDAGVDMVYDCQRGECGLCAVKVLERQGAIDHRDVFLSAEQKAENDRMCACVSRLTAGGGTIDVGYRA; this is encoded by the coding sequence ATGCGTAACAGACTTGAATGGCGCAATGGGCGCGTCGCCAGCCTGCGGCATGTCGCGGACGATGTTCTCTGCCTGACCTTCGCCGTCGAAGGCGCCTTGCCACGTTTCGATCCCGGGTCCCACACCAATATCAGGGTCGATATCGGCGAAAGGCATGCGGTGCGGACCTATACCATCGTGCCGGCTCCAAAAGGGCATCTGGCGGTTGCTGTGAAATTGCATCCGCAGAGCCGGGGCGGTTCGCGCCATATGTGGAGCCTGCGGGAGGGCGATCCGGTGCGGCTCACGGTGCCGGAAAACCGGTTCGAACTGAGTTGGCGCGCACCGCACTATCTGTTGCTCGCCGGCGGCATCGGCATCACGCCGATCTATGGGATGGCGAAGGCCCTTATGGGGCGCGGAGCGTCGGTGCGGCTCGTCTATGGGGCCCGCGCGACCGGCCTGATGGCATTCCGCCAGGAACTGCAGGAGCTGCTCGGCGAGAGGCTCGTGCTGCGGGATAATTCCGTCGGCGAGCATGTTGACCTTGCAGGTGAATTCGCGGCGCTGCCGCCCGGCGGGGAATGCTATCTCTGCGGGCCGATCGGCATGCTGGAGGCGGCGAAAGAAGCCTGGGTGGGAACAGGGCGGCCCCTCAGCCGTCTCCGCTACGAGGTGTTCGGGGATAGTGGTCTTCTTGCCGAGGAGGCGTTCAGCGTCGACATCCTCAATCGCAATCAGTCCGTTACGGTTCGTCCCGACCAGACGCTGCTGGAAGCGCTGCTCGATGCAGGGGTGGACATGGTCTATGACTGCCAGCGCGGCGAATGCGGGCTGTGCGCCGTCAAAGTGCTGGAGCGCCAGGGCGCGATCGACCATCGCGACGTCTTCCTCAGCGCGGAGCAAAAGGCGGAGAACGACCGCATGTGCGCCTGCGTCTCTCGCCTGACCGCCGGCGGCGGCACAATCGACGTGGGATATCGCGCCTGA
- a CDS encoding feruloyl-CoA synthase encodes MDFKAASIRPVRLGNMAATAKPRPDGSILIKSSETLGAYPRSIVDALAAWAEKTPDAILISDREGAGWRSLTYSQAVERIQPLAQALLDAGLGPERPLMILSGNEIEHFLLGMAAIWVGIPYAPISPAYSLVSTDFGKLRHITELLTPGMIYASDGERFEAAIEAVIGGDVPVVVRTNPLASRDSLVFDELLKTPVTRVVAHAHAAISGDTIAKVLFTSGSTGLPKGVITTNRMMACNQQMIRQALAFLEDEPPVLLDWMPWNHVAGGSHNVGLTLYNGGSFYIDDGQPTPARFGRTLENLSMVQPTFFTNVPKAYEFLVAAFADNPTARKNLFARLKLLQYAGAGLAQHVFDGLDEAARAETGERILIITGYGSTETAPFAFTTTWPVEEAGHIGLPAAGMSVKLVRNAEKLELRLRGPNVTPGYWRDAEKTAETFDDEGYYCIGDAVRFAEPDRLDRGLVFDGRVTEDFKLSTGTWVNFAALRSKIIAACAPLIRDVVITGLDHNFIGAMIFPDMQGCCRHAGLDEATPPDAIVSRPEVRAHFEAALNSLSQQATGSSNHVARALLLDCLPDIDKGEVTDKGSINQRAVRTHRRHLVERLYADTPDAEIMIFRRQGEQNG; translated from the coding sequence ATGGATTTCAAGGCAGCGTCCATACGGCCTGTGCGTCTGGGGAATATGGCAGCCACGGCCAAGCCACGGCCTGACGGCAGTATACTGATCAAATCTTCAGAGACTCTGGGTGCCTATCCGCGCTCCATCGTCGATGCGCTTGCTGCCTGGGCCGAAAAGACCCCCGATGCCATTCTGATCTCGGATCGCGAAGGCGCGGGTTGGCGCTCGCTGACCTATTCGCAGGCAGTGGAGCGCATCCAGCCACTGGCGCAGGCGCTTCTCGATGCCGGGCTCGGGCCAGAGCGGCCGCTGATGATCCTGTCGGGGAATGAGATCGAACACTTCCTGCTCGGAATGGCGGCTATTTGGGTCGGTATTCCCTATGCACCGATTTCCCCAGCCTATTCCTTGGTCTCGACCGATTTCGGCAAGCTCCGGCACATTACAGAACTGCTGACGCCGGGAATGATCTATGCCAGCGATGGCGAGCGTTTCGAGGCGGCAATCGAGGCCGTCATTGGGGGCGATGTTCCGGTGGTGGTTCGCACCAATCCCCTGGCGTCGCGCGACAGCCTCGTTTTCGACGAATTGCTGAAAACGCCCGTCACCAGGGTGGTGGCGCACGCCCATGCGGCGATCTCAGGCGATACCATTGCCAAGGTGCTCTTTACGTCCGGCTCGACGGGCCTGCCCAAAGGCGTCATCACCACGAACCGGATGATGGCCTGCAACCAGCAGATGATCCGCCAGGCTCTTGCTTTCCTCGAGGATGAGCCGCCGGTGCTGCTCGACTGGATGCCCTGGAACCATGTGGCGGGCGGGAGCCACAATGTGGGGCTGACACTCTATAATGGCGGCAGCTTCTACATAGATGACGGACAGCCGACGCCGGCACGCTTCGGCCGCACGCTAGAAAACCTCTCCATGGTGCAGCCCACCTTTTTCACCAATGTGCCAAAGGCCTACGAGTTTCTGGTGGCGGCATTTGCCGACAATCCCACTGCGCGCAAGAACCTCTTCGCGCGGCTCAAGCTGCTGCAATATGCGGGGGCGGGGCTCGCCCAGCATGTCTTTGACGGACTGGACGAGGCAGCGCGCGCCGAGACGGGCGAGCGTATCCTGATCATTACCGGTTACGGCTCGACCGAGACCGCTCCTTTTGCTTTCACCACCACCTGGCCGGTGGAAGAGGCGGGCCATATCGGCCTTCCCGCCGCCGGGATGAGCGTGAAGCTGGTGCGCAACGCCGAAAAGCTCGAATTGCGGCTCAGAGGCCCGAACGTGACGCCGGGCTATTGGCGGGACGCCGAAAAGACGGCCGAGACGTTCGACGACGAGGGCTATTACTGCATTGGCGACGCCGTGCGGTTTGCGGAGCCGGACCGGCTTGATCGTGGGCTGGTGTTCGATGGCCGCGTGACCGAGGATTTCAAGCTCTCGACGGGGACATGGGTGAATTTCGCGGCGCTGCGGAGCAAGATCATAGCTGCCTGCGCGCCGCTGATCCGCGATGTCGTCATCACCGGGCTCGACCACAATTTCATCGGCGCCATGATTTTCCCGGACATGCAAGGCTGTTGCCGACATGCGGGGCTCGACGAGGCGACGCCGCCGGATGCCATCGTCTCCCGGCCTGAGGTGAGAGCGCATTTCGAGGCCGCACTCAATTCGCTCTCGCAGCAGGCGACGGGCAGTTCGAACCATGTCGCCCGTGCCCTGCTGCTCGATTGCCTTCCCGACATCGACAAGGGCGAGGTTACCGACAAGGGTTCCATCAATCAGCGCGCCGTGCGCACACACCGGCGCCATCTCGTCGAACGGCTCTATGCGGACACGCCGGATGCCGAAATCATGATTTTCCGTCGCCAGGGAGAGCAGAATGGCTAG
- a CDS encoding thiolase family protein produces the protein MARPLAMRFDDAWLLGGARTPFVDYRGAFSSISPIDLGIKAARGAIERVGVPAEDIEHTIAGSMAQASFDAYVTPRHIGLYAGASVEAPALLVQRICGTGLEVIAQAADSVSLGRIDLALAAGCESMSRNPIAAYTHRNGFALGEVEFKDFLLEALYDPAGCVSMGDTAENLAQQYGISREAVDRFAERSFERAVAAREAGILAEEIVAVETETFSIEGLGDRGIRLPRDIAAVTEDSHVRISPYAVLAKLRPAFGGVQTGGNSSAIVDGAAAVLVASSDYARRKGKAPLARIVASAAVGVPPKIMGIGPAPAIRAVLDAAGMTLDQIDRIEINEAFGAQVLACVAELGLDEAKLNVNGGAIAIGHPLGATGVRLALTLALELKRSGLRYGIASACIGGGQGIALLIENVEAR, from the coding sequence ATGGCTAGGCCACTCGCAATGCGGTTTGACGATGCCTGGCTGCTTGGCGGCGCCCGGACACCGTTTGTCGATTATCGGGGCGCATTTTCGTCGATTTCGCCTATCGACCTGGGGATCAAGGCGGCGCGGGGCGCAATCGAGCGCGTCGGCGTGCCTGCAGAGGATATCGAGCACACCATCGCCGGCTCGATGGCGCAGGCCTCGTTCGACGCCTATGTGACGCCGCGCCATATCGGGCTTTATGCCGGGGCGTCCGTGGAGGCGCCGGCGCTTCTGGTGCAACGGATTTGCGGAACGGGGCTCGAGGTGATCGCCCAGGCCGCGGACTCGGTTTCGCTGGGTCGGATCGACCTTGCGCTTGCCGCCGGATGCGAGTCGATGAGCCGGAACCCGATCGCGGCCTATACGCACCGAAATGGATTTGCGCTGGGCGAGGTGGAGTTCAAGGACTTCCTGCTCGAGGCGCTCTACGATCCGGCCGGTTGCGTCAGCATGGGCGACACGGCCGAAAACCTGGCGCAGCAATACGGGATTTCGCGCGAGGCGGTTGACCGGTTTGCCGAGCGCAGTTTCGAGCGCGCGGTGGCGGCCAGGGAGGCGGGCATCCTCGCCGAGGAGATCGTTGCGGTCGAAACCGAGACTTTCAGTATCGAAGGGCTTGGCGATCGCGGGATCAGATTGCCGCGCGACATTGCCGCGGTGACCGAAGACAGTCATGTGCGGATCTCGCCCTATGCGGTGCTCGCCAAGCTGCGGCCGGCCTTTGGTGGCGTGCAGACGGGCGGCAATTCGTCGGCCATCGTCGATGGTGCGGCCGCGGTGCTGGTGGCTTCGTCCGACTATGCGCGACGCAAGGGCAAGGCGCCGCTGGCGCGTATTGTTGCCAGCGCCGCCGTGGGCGTGCCGCCCAAGATCATGGGGATCGGCCCGGCGCCGGCCATCCGCGCCGTGCTCGATGCGGCCGGAATGACGCTCGACCAGATCGACCGGATCGAGATCAACGAGGCTTTTGGGGCGCAAGTGCTGGCCTGCGTGGCGGAACTGGGGCTCGATGAAGCCAAGCTCAACGTCAATGGCGGAGCGATTGCCATCGGGCATCCGCTCGGGGCGACCGGCGTGCGACTAGCGCTGACGCTGGCGCTGGAGCTCAAGCGGTCGGGGCTGCGCTATGGCATCGCTTCGGCCTGTATTGGCGGCGGGCAGGGAATTGCCCTGCTCATTGAAAATGTGGAGGCCCGCTGA
- a CDS encoding SDR family NAD(P)-dependent oxidoreductase gives MDIAGKTVFVSGAASGLGAETARALVLGGGARVAIFDRDAVKGKAVAAELGGQFFAVDVSDAASAEATIAEAIAALGAPSVLVNCAGIGTAARIVGREGPMDLAAFQKVINVNLVGSFNMMRLCAHAMSQAEPDANGQRGVIISTASVAAYEGQIGQAAYAASKGGIVALTLPAARELARFGVRVLAIAPGLFLTPLLEELPAEVQDGLSGNIPNPPRLGRPAEFAQLVMAMVANDYLNGEVVRLDGALRMQAK, from the coding sequence ATGGATATTGCGGGCAAGACGGTATTCGTTTCCGGCGCCGCCTCCGGGCTAGGCGCGGAGACCGCGCGGGCGCTGGTTTTGGGGGGCGGCGCCCGCGTGGCAATTTTTGACCGGGATGCGGTCAAGGGCAAAGCCGTGGCGGCGGAACTGGGCGGACAGTTTTTCGCGGTGGACGTCTCGGATGCGGCGAGCGCTGAAGCGACCATCGCCGAGGCTATTGCGGCATTGGGGGCGCCGTCGGTGCTGGTCAATTGCGCCGGAATTGGCACCGCAGCACGCATTGTGGGGCGCGAAGGGCCCATGGATCTGGCGGCCTTCCAGAAGGTCATCAATGTCAATCTGGTGGGCAGTTTCAACATGATGCGGTTGTGCGCTCATGCCATGTCTCAGGCGGAGCCGGACGCGAACGGGCAGCGCGGCGTGATCATCTCCACCGCCTCGGTTGCCGCCTATGAAGGCCAGATCGGGCAGGCGGCCTATGCCGCGTCCAAGGGCGGGATCGTGGCGCTGACGCTGCCGGCGGCGCGAGAGCTGGCGCGGTTTGGCGTGCGTGTCCTTGCCATTGCGCCGGGACTGTTCCTGACCCCGCTGCTCGAGGAACTGCCCGCGGAGGTACAGGACGGGTTGTCGGGAAATATTCCCAATCCACCCCGGCTCGGACGTCCGGCCGAATTTGCCCAGCTGGTGATGGCCATGGTTGCGAACGATTATCTCAACGGCGAAGTCGTCCGCCTCGACGGCGCGCTGCGCATGCAGGCAAAGTAG
- a CDS encoding thioesterase family protein, whose product MFSNLTTVTIQFGDCDPAGIVYYPNYFRMFDNATAALLSAALGMNKRQWLAEQGIAGIPMVDTSAKFFVPSSFGDVLDIKSEITELGRSSFSVRHKILRETDLAVEALEKRVWTRRDETGAIRSAPLPDAVRKCLSE is encoded by the coding sequence ATGTTCAGCAATCTCACCACCGTGACGATCCAGTTCGGCGACTGCGACCCGGCGGGCATCGTTTATTATCCCAATTATTTCCGCATGTTCGACAATGCGACGGCGGCGCTGCTGTCGGCAGCTCTCGGCATGAACAAGCGTCAATGGCTCGCCGAACAGGGTATTGCCGGCATTCCGATGGTCGATACGAGCGCGAAGTTCTTCGTGCCCTCGAGCTTCGGTGACGTGCTGGATATCAAGAGCGAAATAACTGAGCTGGGGCGATCGAGCTTTTCGGTGCGCCACAAGATCTTGCGGGAGACCGACCTGGCGGTCGAGGCGCTCGAAAAGCGCGTCTGGACCCGACGGGACGAAACCGGGGCGATCCGCTCCGCACCTCTCCCCGATGCCGTACGCAAATGTCTGTCGGAATAG
- a CDS encoding crotonase/enoyl-CoA hydratase family protein: MTHTDVLEIGHKGAIAHIVFNRPNKRNALNDALIAALDDFFSTVGDDTRAIIVSGAGGHFSSGLDLSQHVSREPLEVMAHSRNWHRVMALIAQSPRPVVAAMSGAVMGGGLEFAASCHVRVAEETVRFQMPEGMRGIFVGGGGSVRISNLIGAHRMTEMMLTGRSYSGLDGERLGLAHHCVPEGQALTKAFELAERIVCNSPTINQLIIQAIAQISAMPPEAGLYAESLTAALSQTGPDAEEGLRAFLEKRVPVFR, translated from the coding sequence ATGACGCACACGGATGTGCTCGAAATCGGCCACAAGGGCGCGATTGCTCACATTGTTTTCAATCGGCCCAACAAGCGCAACGCGCTCAATGATGCGCTGATCGCGGCGTTGGATGACTTCTTTTCGACGGTGGGAGACGACACCCGCGCAATCATCGTTTCGGGCGCCGGCGGTCATTTTTCGTCAGGCCTCGACCTATCGCAACATGTCTCCCGCGAGCCCTTGGAAGTCATGGCGCATTCGCGCAACTGGCACAGGGTGATGGCGCTGATCGCGCAGTCGCCGCGTCCGGTGGTGGCGGCGATGAGCGGCGCTGTCATGGGGGGCGGGCTGGAATTCGCCGCCAGCTGCCATGTTCGGGTGGCCGAGGAGACGGTGCGGTTTCAGATGCCCGAGGGCATGCGCGGCATCTTCGTCGGCGGGGGTGGTTCGGTGCGGATTTCCAATCTGATCGGGGCGCATCGCATGACCGAGATGATGCTGACCGGGCGCAGCTATTCGGGCCTCGATGGAGAACGGCTGGGTCTGGCCCATCATTGCGTGCCCGAGGGGCAGGCGCTGACCAAGGCATTCGAGCTGGCCGAGCGCATCGTGTGCAATTCGCCCACCATCAACCAGCTGATCATCCAGGCGATCGCGCAGATTTCGGCAATGCCGCCAGAGGCCGGCCTCTATGCTGAAAGCCTGACGGCGGCGCTCAGCCAGACCGGGCCCGATGCGGAAGAGGGGCTGCGAGCCTTCCTTGAAAAGCGCGTTCCGGTGTTTCGCTAG
- a CDS encoding MarR family winged helix-turn-helix transcriptional regulator, with protein sequence MPKTDAVPENDETEIGAAADAQLGMIGYRLRRAQLSVFQRFMAVFSDLALRPAEYSVLVLVDGNPGRKQTEIASALGVKRANFVALVDGLQARGLLERVHVKTDRRANALHLTPEGEKFLAQARKVHEELEQEFIDRLGGNAQRDQLLSLLERLT encoded by the coding sequence ATGCCGAAAACTGATGCCGTGCCCGAAAACGATGAGACCGAAATCGGGGCGGCAGCCGATGCCCAGCTCGGAATGATCGGCTATCGTTTGCGGCGCGCTCAGCTCAGTGTGTTTCAACGGTTCATGGCAGTTTTTTCCGACCTCGCGCTGCGCCCGGCCGAATATTCGGTGCTTGTCCTCGTCGACGGCAATCCAGGGCGCAAGCAGACCGAAATCGCCTCCGCACTCGGGGTCAAGCGCGCCAATTTCGTCGCCCTTGTCGATGGTCTGCAGGCCCGGGGCCTGCTTGAGCGCGTGCACGTCAAGACCGACCGCCGGGCCAATGCATTGCACCTCACGCCCGAAGGCGAGAAATTCCTCGCCCAGGCGCGCAAGGTGCACGAAGAGCTGGAGCAGGAATTCATCGACAGGCTGGGGGGCAATGCGCAACGCGACCAATTGCTGTCTCTCCTCGAGCGGCTGACCTAG